The following are encoded in a window of Panicum virgatum strain AP13 chromosome 5N, P.virgatum_v5, whole genome shotgun sequence genomic DNA:
- the LOC120675122 gene encoding protein SRC2-like: protein MEEESERVEDDEDRSAYTPPPSAYPPAGKADAYPPPSTYPPAAKADAYPPPTAYPPAGKTDTPATAYPPPSGYPPASGKPVKAGEPVTAYPAAGPSTAAPYAAPQPQYGYGYPPQQPAGYGYPPSPPQAGYGGYPPQAGYGYQQQAVKPQKKKNNFGMGLGAGLLGGAVGGLLIGDMMSDASAYDAGYDAGFDDGGGFDGGFDF, encoded by the exons ATGGAGGAAGAGAGCGAGAGAgtagaagatgatgaagatagA TCCGCCTACACCCCGCCTCCCTCCGCATACCCGCCGGCAGGCAAGGCCGACGCGTACCCGCCTCCCTCCACCTACCCGCCTGCAGCCAAGGCCGACGCGTACCCGCCTCCCACCGCCTATCCGCCCGCCGGCAAGACCGATACGCCAGCGACCGCTTACCCGCCCCCATCCGGCTACCCGCCAGCCTCGGGCAAGCCGGTTAAGGCCGGGGAGCCGGTGACTGCGTACCCTGCCGCCGGCCCCAGCACCGCGGCGCCCTACGCCGCTCCTCAGCCGCAGTACGGGTACGGTTACCCACCGCAGCAGCCCGCCGGGTACGGGtaccctccctcgccgccgcaagCCGGGTACGGGGGGTACCCGCCGCAGGCCGGGTACGGGTACCAGCAGCAGGCCGTGAAGccgcagaagaagaagaacaacttCGGGATGGGGCTCGGGGCCGGGCTGCTCGGAGGCGCCGTCGGCGGGCTCCTGATCGGCGATATGATGTCGGACGCGTCTGCGTACGATGCCGGCTACGACGCCGGgttcgacgacggcggcggcttcgaCGGTGGCTTCGATTTCTAG
- the LOC120673913 gene encoding protein SRC2-like → MATRTLELTQISAKDLKEVNLLSKMEVYAVVSLSGDPRSRQRIQADRTGGRNPTWNATLRFNVPASGAGSLHVLLRAERALGDRDVGEVHIPLSELLSGAPDGPVPAKFVAYQVRKISSGKPQGVLNFSYKLGEVTQSAAGYAPAPAQSAYTQPPSAYPPAGKADAYPPPSAYPPAAKADASPPPTAYPPAAKADAYPPPTAYPPAGKTDAPPTAYPPPSGYPPASGKPAKAGEPVTAYPAAGPSTAAPYAASQPQYGYGYPPQQPAGYGYPPPPPQAGYGGYPPQAGYGYQQQAVKPQKKKNNFGMGLGAGLLGGAVGGLLIGDMMSDASAYDAGFDDGGGFDGGFDF, encoded by the coding sequence ATGGCGACGAGGACGCTGGAGCTGACGCAGATCTCGGCCAAGGATCTCAAGGAGGTGAACCTGCTCTCCAAGATGGAGGTCtacgccgtcgtctccctctccGGCGACCCCCGCTCGCGGCAGCGGATCCAGGCCGACCGCACCGGCGGCCGCAACCCCACCTGGAACGCCACGCTCCGATTCAACGTCCCGGCCAGCGGCGCCGGATCCCTCCacgtcctcctccgcgccgagcGCGCCCTCGGCGACCGCGACGTCGGCGAGGTCCACATCCCGCTCTCCGAGCTCCTCTCCGGCGCCCCCGACGGCCCCGTCCCCGCCAAGTTCGTCGCCTACCAGGTCCGCAAGATCTCCTCCGGCAAGCCACAGGGAGTCCTCAACTTCTCCTACAAGCTCGGCGAGGTCACCCAATCGGCCGCCGGCtacgcccccgcccccgcccagtCTGCCTACACCCAGCCTCCCTCCGCATACCCGCCGGCAGGCAAGGCCGACGCGTACCCGCCTCCCTCCGCCTACCCGCCTGCAGCCAAGGCCGACGCGTCCCCGCCTCCCACCGCCTACCCGCCGGCGGCCAAGGCCGACGCGTACCCTCCTCCCACCGCCTATCCACCCGCCGGCAAGACCGACGCGCCACCGACCGCTTACCCGCCCCCATCCGGCTACCCGCCAGCCTCGGGCAAGCCGGCTAAGGCCGGCGAGCCGGTGACTGCGTACCCTGCCGCCGGCCCCAGCACCGCGGCGCCCTACGCCGCTTCTCAGCCGCAGTACGGGTACGGTTACCCACCGCAGCAGCCCGCCGGGTACGGGtaccctcccccgccgccgcaagccgggTACGGGGGGTACCCGCCGCAGGCCGGGTACGGGTACCAGCAGCAGGCCGTGAAGccgcagaagaagaagaacaacttCGGGATGGGGCTCGGGGCCGGGCTGCTCGGAGGCGCCGTCGGCGGGCTCCTGATCGGCGATATGATGTCGGACGCGTCGGCGTACGATGCCGGgttcgacgacggcggcggcttcgaCGGTGGCTTCGATTTCTAG